One window of the Rubidibacter lacunae KORDI 51-2 genome contains the following:
- a CDS encoding lysylphosphatidylglycerol synthase domain-containing protein, whose translation MKFLRWFVLGATLFFLARAVQVHWQEVAGIELNARLFGWSAIAFLITLLAHVWSGVVWLWILRFCRQPAEIGWVLRVYLQTNIAKYVPGNVWHFYGRIWAVKSAGAPMDVALLCVLLEPLLMAAAAVAIAIAAAAGGWLTPSASWQAGYAVLPLLGLAIALAGVHPRVLNPALGLVARIKGQKGEAIVRVERYPWLPLVGEVGFVLLRGLGFVAAMAGFVSVGWGTLPLLLGTFGCAWFLGLVIPTPGGLGVFEATAIALLDGHFPAGAVLAGVAVFRLLGIAAEAIAAGAAYLAERWAS comes from the coding sequence GTGAAATTTCTGCGCTGGTTCGTACTGGGTGCCACCCTGTTCTTCCTAGCGCGCGCGGTGCAAGTGCACTGGCAAGAGGTCGCTGGCATCGAACTCAACGCTCGTCTATTCGGCTGGAGCGCGATCGCCTTTCTCATTACGCTGCTGGCACACGTGTGGTCGGGTGTAGTGTGGCTGTGGATCCTGCGATTCTGTCGTCAGCCGGCTGAAATCGGTTGGGTGCTGCGGGTTTACCTGCAAACCAACATCGCCAAGTACGTACCCGGCAATGTTTGGCATTTTTACGGGCGAATCTGGGCGGTGAAGTCTGCGGGTGCGCCGATGGACGTGGCACTGCTATGCGTTTTGCTCGAGCCGCTGTTGATGGCAGCGGCAGCCGTGGCGATCGCGATCGCTGCGGCCGCTGGCGGTTGGCTGACGCCGAGCGCGAGCTGGCAGGCGGGGTATGCCGTCTTACCGCTGTTGGGATTAGCGATCGCCTTAGCGGGCGTACATCCGCGGGTGCTGAACCCGGCCCTGGGTCTCGTGGCGAGGATCAAGGGACAGAAGGGCGAGGCGATCGTCAGGGTAGAGCGCTATCCGTGGCTGCCCCTGGTTGGGGAAGTCGGATTCGTCTTGTTGCGCGGGTTGGGCTTCGTGGCGGCAATGGCTGGATTCGTCTCTGTTGGGTGGGGAACGCTGCCGCTGTTACTCGGGACGTTTGGGTGCGCCTGGTTCCTCGGTTTAGTAATCCCAACGCCAGGCGGGTTGGGCGTATTTGAAGCAACGGCGATCGCGTTACTGGACGGGCATTTTCCGGCAGGTGCGGTGCTCGCTGGCGTGGCGGTGTTTCGCTTGTTAGGTATAGCAGCAGAGGCGATCGCGGCCGGCGCGGCGTATCTGGCCGAGCGATGGGCGAGCT